CCACCTGGCCATAGATCGGGTACGCCTGCGCCAGGCCGGTCCCGGTGCCGGCCACCGTGTTGGTGCCGGTGGTGGCGCCCCAGACGTTTGCACGGCCCGCATCGGAGTACAGCTGGTAGCCGACGAAGTTGTTGGTGGTCACCGCCGCATCGGTGTTGCGCATGCGCCGGGTGGTGACGTCATTGGCGGTCGCGGCGTTGGAGCCGGCATTCAGCGCGATGGTGTACGGCGTCAGCGCCGAGCACTGCGCGGTGACCGATCCCTGGGCGTTGGACGGGGTGGTGGCGGTGGACAGCGCCGTGCCGAAATCGACATCGGTCGCGGCGGCCGCGGTGATCGTGCAGGCCTTGGTGATGATGATGCGCACGTTGAAGGTGGTGGTGTCGGCCGCCATGGCGGGCGAGGCCAGGGCCACCAGGCCAAGGCTGAACAGCAGGGGACGCGGGGCGCGAAGGAATCGCATGGTCTTCTCCTTGGACGGGGGTCCTGGATGAACGAATCGATGCCGGCGTACTGCAGGGGGAGGGCGCCAGGGGCGGCGCTGACCCCCTTATAAAAGCGATGTTGTAGGGGGGGTGTGAGGAAAACTGGCCGGTTTTCACAGTTTTTCCGTTCCCAGCCCGCCCAAGCCCTGCCGCTGTGGGGCTTCGACCCGAACGTGGGCTGTCAGCGTTCCAGCCCTTCCCGTTCAGAATGGCCGCGGATCAGCGATAATGGGCGCCATGAGCGTGAATCTGAAAACCCCCGAGGAAATCGAACTGATGCGCGTCGCCGGCCGCCTGGCCAGCGAAGTGCTCGACATCGTCACCCCGTACGTCAAGCCGGGCGTGACGACCGAAGAGCTGGACCGCATCTGCCACGACCACATCATCAACGTGCAGAAGGCCACGCCGGCCAACGTCGGCTACCGTGGCTTCCCGAAGACGGTCTGCACATCGGTCAACAACGTCATCTGCCACGGCATCCCCAGCGAAGCCAAGGTCCTGAAGGACGGCGACATCGTCAACATCGATGT
This is a stretch of genomic DNA from Stenotrophomonas rhizophila. It encodes these proteins:
- a CDS encoding Csu type fimbrial protein; protein product: MRFLRAPRPLLFSLGLVALASPAMAADTTTFNVRIIITKACTITAAAATDVDFGTALSTATTPSNAQGSVTAQCSALTPYTIALNAGSNAATANDVTTRRMRNTDAAVTTNNFVGYQLYSDAGRANVWGATTGTNTVAGTGTGLAQAYPIYGQVANPSVNNAATGTYQDTVTATISY